One segment of Rhodopirellula baltica SH 1 DNA contains the following:
- a CDS encoding DUF1589 domain-containing protein: MRQNSDLTTSTHLNSRESSHTRRPGFTWHPNRCFGTKRGVQPHPQDPTRSVQSPRQVRPGLRRPRHNPPR, from the coding sequence ATTCGCCAGAATTCGGATCTCACCACGTCGACACATCTGAATTCTCGCGAATCCAGCCACACCCGTAGGCCAGGTTTCACCTGGCACCCCAACCGATGCTTTGGAACAAAGCGAGGCGTCCAACCACACCCGCAAGACCCAACGCGGTCCGTCCAATCACCCCGCCAGGTACGACCTGGCCTACGACGCCCCCGTCACAACCCGCCGCGTTAG
- a CDS encoding DUF485 domain-containing protein, with protein MSASDPAPEPDASVTSDAPTPTPATVKASRLGLVLFVIYLLLYGGFVLLNAFRAETMDTIVFAGLNLAIVYGFALILVAIGMALIYGMKTPDEPQASEASE; from the coding sequence TTGTCCGCCTCCGATCCCGCCCCCGAACCTGATGCATCGGTCACCTCCGACGCACCCACGCCAACTCCCGCCACCGTCAAAGCCTCCCGGTTGGGCCTGGTTTTGTTCGTCATCTACCTGTTGCTCTACGGCGGGTTTGTGCTGCTGAACGCCTTTCGAGCCGAGACGATGGACACCATCGTTTTCGCGGGTTTGAACTTGGCGATCGTCTACGGATTCGCGCTGATTTTGGTCGCAATTGGCATGGCACTGATCTACGGAATGAAGACCCCGGATGAGCCTCAAGCGTCGGAGGCATCGGAATGA
- a CDS encoding acyl-CoA thioesterase, with protein MPHAFFDLHHTVADDEIDAQQHVHNLRYLQWTLWAARDHSAAEGWDAAAALKDGLGWVVRGHDITYRAAALAGDELIIRTWIPSWNRYSCQRHYWVTRPADQTVLAKVQTRWVFVDLNRHRAIEIPPAAVSAIQVCETPPPAPWADSDDT; from the coding sequence ATGCCTCACGCTTTCTTCGACCTGCACCACACCGTCGCCGACGACGAAATCGATGCCCAGCAACACGTCCACAACCTCCGCTATTTGCAGTGGACGTTGTGGGCCGCCCGCGACCACAGTGCCGCCGAGGGCTGGGACGCGGCCGCCGCACTGAAAGACGGTTTGGGCTGGGTCGTTCGAGGACACGACATCACGTACCGAGCCGCAGCGCTCGCGGGCGATGAGCTGATCATTCGGACGTGGATCCCAAGCTGGAACCGATATTCCTGCCAACGCCATTACTGGGTGACTCGTCCGGCCGATCAAACCGTCTTGGCCAAAGTCCAAACACGTTGGGTCTTCGTCGATTTGAATCGGCACCGAGCGATCGAGATCCCTCCGGCCGCAGTTTCCGCGATCCAGGTCTGCGAAACGCCACCGCCAGCCCCATGGGCCGACTCCGATGACACCTGA
- the ndk gene encoding nucleoside-diphosphate kinase gives MQRTLVLLKPDCVQRRLIGDVLSRFEAKGLHIVAMKLLQVTPELSKQHYAEHVEKPFYPSLEEFITSAPVVAIALEGLEVIRVVRDMLGATNGLQAAPGTLRGDYSSSRQMNLVHASDSEESAQRELDLYFNADEFCDYSLVLTPFMRADDE, from the coding sequence ATGCAACGCACCCTCGTCTTGCTCAAACCTGATTGTGTCCAACGCCGCCTGATCGGTGACGTGCTGTCCCGATTCGAAGCCAAGGGATTGCACATCGTTGCCATGAAGTTGCTGCAAGTGACGCCTGAGTTGTCCAAGCAACACTACGCCGAACACGTCGAAAAACCGTTTTACCCCTCGCTGGAAGAGTTCATCACCTCGGCTCCTGTCGTGGCGATCGCTCTGGAAGGCCTGGAAGTCATTCGCGTCGTCCGCGACATGCTCGGCGCCACCAACGGTTTGCAAGCCGCGCCTGGCACCCTGCGAGGTGACTACAGCAGCAGCCGTCAAATGAACTTGGTTCACGCCAGCGACAGTGAAGAATCAGCCCAGCGAGAACTGGACCTGTACTTTAACGCCGACGAATTCTGCGACTACTCGCTCGTCCTGACGCCTTTCATGCGTGCCGACGACGAATAG
- a CDS encoding sodium/solute symporter, translating to MIYEPSMTAVVVFFAFVGFTIGLSFYLGGKAKSSAGYFAAHGQIPWFINGIAFAGDYLSAASFLGICGMIAAYGYDGFLYSIGYLAGWIVALFVIAEPMKRLGKFTFADALDAKFDSRGIKAAAGISTLIVSVFYLIPQMVGAGVLIQPLLGFPHWVGVLLVGAVVITIVVTAGMVSTTWVQFLKGSLLVVFSAILVVMVLQQGFKVDNESFPSRSLSIGEFDRQAIAEAMNRELVETSNWADNDQYLQFTREDGDGYDVYRADIQENGTMIVAEAQSITTMPNGDSLIGGLPKGDQPGEGHLRPVGRIKVLPNEYIGQAETGPLGPLEFFDVLNRSTVVLWGNETLKNEDGSTTKVFYQKPTSGSQVLRPGEHPRFAGIRSDSWTGKFNFLSLMLALFCGTASLPHILIRYYTVKDAAAARKSTIVGITSIGFFYVLTLYLGLGAMTSGTLDVTNSNMAAPLLARGMSGLLFAIISAIAFTTVLGTVSGLILASSGAVAHDLLSGVMGMEFSENSQVRIAKLAAVVVGAIAIVLGILFRNLNVSYLVGWAFSIAASANLPALIMLLFWKRTTAQGIIASVIVGMFSSLGWILLSADTFEKVYGIDPLSSPVPFSQPGIVTIPLALVTLVVVSLMTQNGKATTT from the coding sequence ATGATTTACGAACCTTCCATGACGGCCGTCGTCGTCTTCTTCGCCTTCGTCGGCTTCACGATCGGCCTGAGTTTTTATCTGGGTGGCAAAGCCAAATCGTCGGCGGGCTACTTCGCCGCCCATGGCCAAATCCCTTGGTTCATCAACGGGATCGCGTTCGCGGGAGACTACCTGTCCGCGGCATCGTTCCTGGGCATTTGCGGGATGATCGCCGCCTACGGCTACGACGGTTTCCTGTATTCGATTGGTTACTTGGCGGGCTGGATCGTGGCCTTGTTCGTGATCGCCGAACCGATGAAACGACTCGGCAAATTCACCTTCGCCGATGCACTCGACGCCAAGTTCGATTCCAGAGGGATCAAGGCCGCAGCGGGGATCAGCACACTGATCGTCAGCGTGTTTTATCTGATCCCGCAAATGGTCGGCGCCGGGGTTCTGATTCAACCCTTGCTGGGTTTCCCACACTGGGTCGGCGTGCTGCTGGTCGGCGCCGTCGTGATCACGATCGTGGTCACCGCCGGCATGGTCTCGACCACTTGGGTCCAGTTCCTCAAAGGATCGTTGCTGGTTGTCTTCAGTGCGATCTTGGTCGTGATGGTGCTGCAACAAGGATTCAAAGTCGATAACGAGTCCTTTCCATCTCGCAGCCTCTCGATCGGCGAGTTTGATCGCCAAGCCATCGCGGAGGCCATGAACCGTGAACTGGTCGAGACATCGAATTGGGCCGACAATGATCAATACCTTCAGTTCACTCGCGAGGACGGCGACGGCTACGACGTGTACCGCGCTGACATCCAAGAAAACGGGACGATGATCGTTGCGGAAGCCCAGTCGATCACGACGATGCCCAACGGCGACTCTTTGATCGGTGGACTCCCCAAAGGCGACCAGCCTGGCGAAGGCCACCTGCGTCCAGTCGGTCGAATCAAGGTGCTGCCGAACGAGTACATCGGGCAAGCCGAAACTGGACCACTCGGTCCGCTCGAGTTCTTCGACGTTCTCAATCGCAGCACAGTGGTGCTGTGGGGCAACGAGACCTTGAAGAACGAAGATGGCTCGACTACCAAAGTCTTCTATCAAAAGCCAACCAGTGGTTCGCAAGTCCTTCGGCCCGGCGAGCATCCACGGTTCGCTGGCATTCGCAGCGATAGCTGGACGGGCAAGTTCAACTTCCTGTCGTTGATGCTGGCGTTGTTCTGCGGCACCGCATCGTTGCCGCACATCTTGATTCGCTACTACACGGTCAAGGACGCCGCTGCGGCTCGCAAGAGCACGATCGTTGGCATCACCAGCATTGGGTTCTTCTACGTCCTGACGCTGTACCTGGGCCTTGGTGCGATGACCAGCGGAACGCTGGACGTCACGAACAGCAACATGGCCGCGCCGTTGCTGGCTCGCGGGATGAGTGGGCTGCTGTTTGCCATCATTTCCGCGATCGCTTTCACGACGGTTCTGGGAACGGTCAGCGGCTTGATTCTGGCCAGCAGTGGAGCCGTCGCCCACGACTTGCTGAGTGGTGTGATGGGGATGGAGTTCAGTGAAAACAGCCAGGTTCGAATCGCGAAGCTCGCCGCCGTGGTGGTGGGAGCCATCGCGATCGTGCTGGGGATCCTGTTCCGCAATCTGAACGTCAGCTACTTGGTGGGTTGGGCCTTCAGCATCGCAGCCAGTGCGAACTTACCCGCGCTGATCATGCTGTTGTTTTGGAAACGCACGACCGCTCAAGGCATCATCGCCAGCGTCATCGTCGGCATGTTCAGTTCGCTGGGATGGATTTTGTTGTCCGCAGACACCTTCGAAAAGGTTTACGGCATCGATCCATTGAGCAGCCCCGTGCCGTTCAGCCAACCCGGTATCGTGACGATCCCGTTGGCGCTGGTCACCTTGGTCGTGGTGTCCCTGATGACGCAAAACGGCAAGGCCACCACAACGTAG
- the folE gene encoding GTP cyclohydrolase I FolE, translating into MFRESDNTIAPSNQDLNKPVVDKEQPAERTPFFVDKNAPHNEVDFARIESAVREILEAVGEDPDRDGLLETPERVARMYAEMFAGLKSDPGRHLAKVFAEDYDEIVLVRDISFCSMCEHHLLPFTGKAHIAYLPSGKVVGLSKLARVVEEVARRPQVQERLTHTVANLIEDRLSARGVAVVVESTHSCMTMRGIRKPGSLCLTSAMRGAFKTDPKSRAEVLGLINRAAS; encoded by the coding sequence TTGTTTCGCGAATCAGACAACACGATTGCTCCATCAAACCAGGATTTAAACAAGCCCGTGGTCGACAAAGAACAACCAGCCGAACGAACGCCCTTTTTTGTCGACAAGAACGCGCCTCACAACGAAGTCGACTTCGCTCGAATCGAATCGGCCGTGCGTGAGATTTTGGAAGCCGTCGGTGAGGATCCCGATCGCGATGGGTTGTTGGAAACACCAGAACGTGTCGCGCGGATGTACGCCGAAATGTTCGCGGGTTTGAAATCCGATCCCGGCCGTCACCTCGCGAAAGTGTTTGCGGAGGACTACGACGAAATTGTGTTGGTGCGAGACATCAGTTTTTGCAGCATGTGCGAACATCACTTGCTACCGTTCACGGGCAAGGCCCACATCGCTTATTTGCCGAGCGGCAAAGTCGTGGGCCTGAGCAAGTTGGCTCGCGTGGTCGAGGAAGTCGCTCGTCGTCCTCAGGTTCAAGAGCGATTGACCCACACGGTTGCCAACTTGATCGAGGATCGATTGTCGGCGCGAGGTGTTGCCGTGGTGGTTGAGTCGACTCACAGTTGCATGACGATGCGAGGCATTCGCAAACCCGGCAGCTTGTGCCTGACCAGTGCCATGCGAGGTGCTTTCAAGACGGATCCGAAGTCACGCGCCGAAGTCTTGGGGTTGATCAACCGCGCGGCGTCGTAG
- a CDS encoding MBL fold metallo-hydrolase — protein MTASDPAPADSSATNPTSPAPTPEVIFLGTGTSVGVPAIGCECDVCQSTDPHNNRTRCSILIRLPEGNLLIDTPPDLRTQLLREKVKLVHAVLFTHEHADHIYGLDDLRLFPFRLGRPVPLYCRADVEARIRTSYDYAFSQREQTHAGSRPQLEILSINNDDPFEVLGVRVTPVPLKHGPHFEVLGFRMGDFAYCTDTNHISETSMDRLRGLDTLVLDALRFTPHPTHFNIDEALEVIEELKPRQAFLTHLGHDIDHGPVEASLPDHVHLAYDGLRLPMPSIA, from the coding sequence ATGACCGCATCCGATCCTGCTCCAGCCGACTCGTCCGCGACCAATCCAACTTCCCCGGCCCCGACTCCCGAGGTGATCTTTTTGGGAACCGGGACCAGCGTCGGTGTTCCCGCCATAGGATGCGAGTGTGATGTTTGCCAAAGCACCGACCCGCACAACAACCGAACCCGTTGCTCGATCCTGATCCGCTTGCCCGAGGGCAATCTGCTGATCGACACACCGCCCGATTTGCGAACGCAGTTGCTTCGCGAAAAGGTCAAGCTCGTGCACGCGGTGCTGTTCACGCACGAACACGCCGATCACATTTACGGGCTGGATGACTTGCGGTTGTTTCCGTTTCGGCTCGGTCGTCCCGTTCCGCTGTACTGCCGTGCGGACGTCGAAGCTCGAATTCGAACGTCCTACGACTACGCGTTTTCACAGCGTGAACAAACCCACGCGGGATCACGGCCGCAACTCGAAATCCTCTCGATCAACAACGATGATCCGTTTGAGGTTCTCGGCGTTCGCGTCACCCCCGTTCCACTGAAGCACGGACCGCACTTCGAGGTGCTGGGTTTCCGCATGGGCGACTTCGCCTATTGCACGGACACCAATCACATCTCCGAGACGTCCATGGATCGGCTGCGAGGTCTCGACACGCTCGTCTTGGATGCATTGCGATTCACGCCGCACCCAACTCACTTCAACATCGACGAAGCCCTCGAAGTGATCGAAGAGCTGAAACCACGCCAAGCCTTCTTGACTCATCTTGGCCACGACATCGATCACGGCCCGGTGGAAGCCTCGCTGCCCGATCACGTCCACTTGGCCTACGACGGATTGCGTCTGCCAATGCCATCCATCGCGTAG
- the recA gene encoding recombinase RecA: protein MVKKPRMATPAASKGVKLDPGMKTILEKEPGLKTTLQQIEKSFGDGAIMPLGASQKLTIDCISTGSLSLDMALGGKGIPRGRIIEVFGPESSGKTTLALHIGAEAQKSGGIAAIIDAEHAFDPSWAKKLGVELDSLLVSQPSSGEEAMQICEMLVKSNAVDVIIIDSVAALVPKAELEGEIGDSHVGLQARLMSQSMRKLTGAIAKSKSAVVFINQIREKVGVMFGSPETTPGGRALKFYCSCRIDVRRIGSLKDGEEQVGQRVKAKIVKNKVAPPFRIAEFDMMHSNGISFEGDLLDLGTENKVVNRSGSWFKYGDTYLGQGKEKARNFLIENPDVSDEIKQKVLAAGGFVAPLEVDADESEEAVEDGEAVANS, encoded by the coding sequence CGGTCTGAAGACGACGCTTCAACAGATCGAAAAATCGTTTGGCGACGGTGCGATCATGCCGCTGGGAGCATCCCAAAAGCTGACCATCGATTGTATCTCCACAGGCAGCCTCAGCCTCGACATGGCTCTGGGTGGAAAGGGCATCCCGCGAGGCCGAATCATCGAAGTCTTCGGACCGGAATCTTCCGGTAAGACGACGTTGGCTCTGCACATCGGTGCCGAAGCTCAAAAGTCTGGCGGGATCGCGGCAATCATCGATGCCGAGCATGCCTTTGACCCCAGTTGGGCCAAGAAGCTGGGCGTTGAACTGGACAGCCTGCTGGTCAGCCAACCCAGCAGCGGTGAAGAGGCGATGCAGATCTGCGAGATGCTAGTCAAATCCAACGCTGTCGACGTCATCATCATCGACTCCGTCGCGGCCTTGGTGCCCAAGGCGGAACTCGAAGGCGAGATTGGCGACAGCCACGTGGGCCTGCAAGCTCGTTTGATGAGCCAGTCGATGCGGAAGCTGACCGGTGCGATCGCCAAAAGCAAATCGGCCGTCGTCTTCATCAACCAGATCCGCGAAAAGGTCGGCGTGATGTTCGGCAGTCCCGAAACCACACCCGGCGGTCGTGCCCTCAAATTCTATTGCTCGTGCCGAATCGATGTTCGTCGGATTGGCAGCCTGAAGGACGGCGAAGAGCAAGTCGGTCAACGCGTCAAAGCCAAGATCGTCAAGAACAAGGTCGCACCTCCGTTCCGCATCGCTGAATTTGACATGATGCACTCCAATGGCATCAGTTTCGAAGGAGATTTGCTGGATCTGGGAACCGAGAACAAGGTCGTCAACCGCAGCGGTTCCTGGTTCAAGTACGGCGACACTTATCTGGGACAAGGCAAAGAGAAGGCTCGCAACTTCTTGATCGAGAACCCCGACGTCTCCGATGAGATCAAGCAAAAGGTCTTGGCAGCCGGCGGCTTTGTCGCGCCGCTTGAAGTGGACGCCGACGAGAGTGAAGAAGCAGTCGAAGACGGAGAAGCCGTCGCCAACAGCTGA
- the msrA gene encoding peptide-methionine (S)-S-oxide reductase MsrA — MPVPSLFASSSRLLAPLAAVGLLTVLTSCVQAAPPVSANSDDPNANPNFNGLPFDSEIVEVKTRPGEEVATLAGGCFWCTEAVFERMEGVNDVVSGYIGGKIKNPNYKQVCGKMTGHAEAVQIYYDPSKTNFEELLKVFFKTHDPTTLNRQGADGGPQYRSSIFVHNDEQREIAKKTMEKLGEEYRDPIVTLIEPATKFYVAEEYHQDYYRRNPNAGYCQAVVAAKVRKFNRNFGDKIKGSGK; from the coding sequence ATGCCAGTGCCCTCCCTTTTCGCCTCGTCGTCACGTTTGTTGGCACCCCTCGCGGCGGTCGGTTTGTTGACTGTTTTAACTTCCTGCGTTCAGGCCGCTCCGCCCGTCAGCGCAAATTCGGATGATCCGAATGCGAATCCAAATTTCAATGGCTTGCCTTTTGATTCCGAAATTGTCGAAGTCAAAACTCGTCCTGGTGAAGAAGTGGCGACATTGGCGGGCGGTTGCTTCTGGTGCACCGAAGCCGTCTTTGAGCGGATGGAAGGTGTCAATGATGTCGTATCCGGCTATATCGGGGGGAAAATCAAGAATCCCAATTACAAGCAAGTTTGCGGCAAGATGACGGGGCACGCCGAAGCGGTTCAGATCTACTACGACCCGAGCAAGACAAACTTTGAAGAGCTGCTCAAGGTGTTCTTTAAGACGCACGATCCAACAACGCTGAACCGTCAGGGAGCTGACGGCGGACCGCAGTACCGAAGCAGTATCTTTGTTCACAATGACGAACAGCGTGAGATCGCCAAGAAGACCATGGAAAAGTTGGGCGAAGAATACCGCGATCCGATCGTGACTTTGATCGAGCCAGCGACCAAGTTCTATGTCGCTGAAGAGTATCACCAGGATTACTACCGAAGGAATCCAAACGCGGGCTACTGCCAAGCCGTGGTTGCCGCCAAGGTCCGCAAGTTCAACCGGAACTTTGGCGACAAGATCAAAGGTTCAGGGAAGTAG
- a CDS encoding type II secretion system F family protein, producing the protein MGVRSCRDFCRRFGVGLGAGADLLKLLESEAKHGSAQQRVAMTKIREGAKDGHAISEMMRHQKPFFPPLMVVMTRVGETTGKLERTMLALSEHYAQQYTLRQNFLRAIAWPGLQLLIGIGVVSLMIWIMGVLTAPTGGQMTDMLGFGLRGPKGVLIFWSYIAVVVAVFGGIYFAVRKNVGGIQNVVPLVYQIPKIGSAIQTITLARFAWTLSLSLDAGINPIDSTRLSLDATDSSYYRSGAKPAEEAIRGGATLSEALNETHLFPEEFITQIEIAELSGTDAESIDRLARDYDERAKGAMQTIAGVASAVIWMGVSMFLIFMIFRIFGNIMGFYQQGFEPI; encoded by the coding sequence ATGGGCGTACGTTCCTGCCGCGATTTTTGTCGAAGGTTTGGAGTTGGATTGGGTGCCGGAGCGGACTTGTTGAAGCTATTGGAGAGCGAGGCCAAGCACGGATCGGCACAACAACGCGTTGCGATGACCAAGATCCGGGAGGGGGCCAAAGACGGTCACGCGATCAGTGAGATGATGCGGCATCAGAAGCCTTTCTTTCCGCCCTTGATGGTGGTGATGACGCGGGTCGGTGAAACGACTGGTAAACTCGAGCGGACCATGTTGGCGCTGTCCGAGCACTACGCCCAGCAATACACGCTGCGTCAAAACTTCCTCCGCGCAATCGCTTGGCCCGGACTTCAGTTGTTGATTGGTATCGGCGTGGTATCGCTGATGATTTGGATCATGGGTGTGCTGACCGCTCCGACCGGCGGTCAGATGACGGACATGCTTGGGTTTGGGTTGCGTGGGCCCAAAGGAGTTCTGATATTCTGGTCTTACATCGCTGTCGTGGTTGCGGTGTTTGGAGGGATCTACTTTGCGGTTCGCAAGAATGTTGGCGGGATCCAAAATGTAGTGCCGCTGGTGTATCAAATTCCAAAGATTGGTAGTGCGATTCAAACGATCACGTTGGCCCGGTTTGCTTGGACGTTGTCGCTCTCGTTGGATGCGGGGATCAATCCGATTGATTCGACGAGATTGTCGTTGGATGCGACTGACAGTTCGTATTATCGAAGCGGAGCGAAACCAGCCGAAGAGGCAATCCGCGGCGGGGCAACTTTGAGCGAGGCGCTAAATGAAACTCATTTGTTCCCCGAAGAATTCATCACCCAAATCGAAATCGCGGAGTTATCGGGAACGGACGCTGAGTCCATCGACCGATTGGCTCGGGACTACGACGAACGAGCCAAAGGGGCCATGCAAACCATCGCGGGAGTGGCGTCTGCTGTGATTTGGATGGGGGTCTCGATGTTCTTGATCTTCATGATTTTTCGCATCTTCGGGAACATCATGGGCTTCTATCAGCAGGGTTTCGAGCCGATTTAG